From the Solea senegalensis isolate Sse05_10M linkage group LG16, IFAPA_SoseM_1, whole genome shotgun sequence genome, one window contains:
- the LOC122783460 gene encoding synaptosomal-associated protein 23-like isoform X4, which yields MEDMTVEQITMRANQVTDESLESTRRMLQMAEESRQTGTNTMVMLDQQGEQLKRVEEGMDQINQDMRQAEKNLTDLSKCCGLCVCPCDRGGFFDEYQKVRVSSIEHDSQYKRTWGIRGGEGEVDANGAKVVIRQPSGVGNGQAVQTNTSAPSGPYIKRVTHDAREDEMEENLDAVGGIIGNLKTMAMDMGSEIDKQNKQLDRITDKVRD from the exons ATGGAAGACATGACAGTGGAACAGATAACCATGAGGGCCAACCAAGTGACTGACGAG TCACTGGAAAGCACACGGAGGATGCTGCAGATGGCAGAGGAG agcagACAGACCGGCACCAACACCATGGTGATGTTGGACCAGCAAGGAG agCAGCTGAAGCGTGTGGAAGAAGGCATGGACCAGATCAACCAGGACATGAGACAGGCTGAGAAAAACCTCACCGATCTCTCCAAGTGCTGCGGCCTCTGTGTCTGCCCCTGTGACAG AGGAGGATTCTTTGATGAGTACCAAAAAGTAAG ggTGTCCTCCATCGAGCACGACTCGCAATACAAGCGCACCTGGGGTATCAGAGGCGGAGAGGGCGAGGTTGACGCGAACGGCGCAAAAGTAGTCATAAGACAACCCTCAGGCGTCGGCAACGGTCAGGCCGTGCAGACGAACACCTCGGCACCTTCGGGCCCGTACATCAAGAG AGTAACCCACGATGCACGTGAGGACGAGATGGAAGAAAATCTGGACGCAGTCGGCGGCATTATTGGCAACCTGAAAACTATGGCTATGGATATGGGCTCCGAGATCgataagcaaaacaaacagctggACCGCATCACTGACAAGGTAAGAGATTAA
- the LOC122783460 gene encoding synaptosomal-associated protein 23-like isoform X2, which produces MPQNIELGATGGVPKADGSNMEDMTVEQITMRANQVTDESLESTRRMLQMAEESRQTGTNTMVMLDQQGEQLKRVEEGMDQINQDMRQAEKNLTDLSKCCGLCVCPCDRGGFFDEYQKVRVSSIEHDSQYKRTWGIRGGEGEVDANGAKVVIRQPSGVGNGQAVQTNTSAPSGPYIKRVTHDAREDEMEENLDAVGGIIGNLKTMAMDMGSEIDKQNKQLDRITDKVRD; this is translated from the exons AT GCCGCAAAATATCGAGCTCGGTGCCACGGGAGGAGTCCCCAAAGCAGACGGCAGCAACATGGAAGACATGACAGTGGAACAGATAACCATGAGGGCCAACCAAGTGACTGACGAG TCACTGGAAAGCACACGGAGGATGCTGCAGATGGCAGAGGAG agcagACAGACCGGCACCAACACCATGGTGATGTTGGACCAGCAAGGAG agCAGCTGAAGCGTGTGGAAGAAGGCATGGACCAGATCAACCAGGACATGAGACAGGCTGAGAAAAACCTCACCGATCTCTCCAAGTGCTGCGGCCTCTGTGTCTGCCCCTGTGACAG AGGAGGATTCTTTGATGAGTACCAAAAAGTAAG ggTGTCCTCCATCGAGCACGACTCGCAATACAAGCGCACCTGGGGTATCAGAGGCGGAGAGGGCGAGGTTGACGCGAACGGCGCAAAAGTAGTCATAAGACAACCCTCAGGCGTCGGCAACGGTCAGGCCGTGCAGACGAACACCTCGGCACCTTCGGGCCCGTACATCAAGAG AGTAACCCACGATGCACGTGAGGACGAGATGGAAGAAAATCTGGACGCAGTCGGCGGCATTATTGGCAACCTGAAAACTATGGCTATGGATATGGGCTCCGAGATCgataagcaaaacaaacagctggACCGCATCACTGACAAGGTAAGAGATTAA
- the LOC122783460 gene encoding synaptosomal-associated protein 23-like isoform X3, protein MNRPQNIELGATGGVPKADGSNMEDMTVEQITMRANQVTDESLESTRRMLQMAEESRQTGTNTMVMLDQQGEQLKRVEEGMDQINQDMRQAEKNLTDLSKCCGLCVCPCDRVSSIEHDSQYKRTWGIRGGEGEVDANGAKVVIRQPSGVGNGQAVQTNTSAPSGPYIKRVTHDAREDEMEENLDAVGGIIGNLKTMAMDMGSEIDKQNKQLDRITDKVRD, encoded by the exons ATGAATAG GCCGCAAAATATCGAGCTCGGTGCCACGGGAGGAGTCCCCAAAGCAGACGGCAGCAACATGGAAGACATGACAGTGGAACAGATAACCATGAGGGCCAACCAAGTGACTGACGAG TCACTGGAAAGCACACGGAGGATGCTGCAGATGGCAGAGGAG agcagACAGACCGGCACCAACACCATGGTGATGTTGGACCAGCAAGGAG agCAGCTGAAGCGTGTGGAAGAAGGCATGGACCAGATCAACCAGGACATGAGACAGGCTGAGAAAAACCTCACCGATCTCTCCAAGTGCTGCGGCCTCTGTGTCTGCCCCTGTGACAG ggTGTCCTCCATCGAGCACGACTCGCAATACAAGCGCACCTGGGGTATCAGAGGCGGAGAGGGCGAGGTTGACGCGAACGGCGCAAAAGTAGTCATAAGACAACCCTCAGGCGTCGGCAACGGTCAGGCCGTGCAGACGAACACCTCGGCACCTTCGGGCCCGTACATCAAGAG AGTAACCCACGATGCACGTGAGGACGAGATGGAAGAAAATCTGGACGCAGTCGGCGGCATTATTGGCAACCTGAAAACTATGGCTATGGATATGGGCTCCGAGATCgataagcaaaacaaacagctggACCGCATCACTGACAAGGTAAGAGATTAA
- the LOC122783460 gene encoding synaptosomal-associated protein 23-like isoform X1, which yields MNRPQNIELGATGGVPKADGSNMEDMTVEQITMRANQVTDESLESTRRMLQMAEESRQTGTNTMVMLDQQGEQLKRVEEGMDQINQDMRQAEKNLTDLSKCCGLCVCPCDRGGFFDEYQKVRVSSIEHDSQYKRTWGIRGGEGEVDANGAKVVIRQPSGVGNGQAVQTNTSAPSGPYIKRVTHDAREDEMEENLDAVGGIIGNLKTMAMDMGSEIDKQNKQLDRITDKVRD from the exons ATGAATAG GCCGCAAAATATCGAGCTCGGTGCCACGGGAGGAGTCCCCAAAGCAGACGGCAGCAACATGGAAGACATGACAGTGGAACAGATAACCATGAGGGCCAACCAAGTGACTGACGAG TCACTGGAAAGCACACGGAGGATGCTGCAGATGGCAGAGGAG agcagACAGACCGGCACCAACACCATGGTGATGTTGGACCAGCAAGGAG agCAGCTGAAGCGTGTGGAAGAAGGCATGGACCAGATCAACCAGGACATGAGACAGGCTGAGAAAAACCTCACCGATCTCTCCAAGTGCTGCGGCCTCTGTGTCTGCCCCTGTGACAG AGGAGGATTCTTTGATGAGTACCAAAAAGTAAG ggTGTCCTCCATCGAGCACGACTCGCAATACAAGCGCACCTGGGGTATCAGAGGCGGAGAGGGCGAGGTTGACGCGAACGGCGCAAAAGTAGTCATAAGACAACCCTCAGGCGTCGGCAACGGTCAGGCCGTGCAGACGAACACCTCGGCACCTTCGGGCCCGTACATCAAGAG AGTAACCCACGATGCACGTGAGGACGAGATGGAAGAAAATCTGGACGCAGTCGGCGGCATTATTGGCAACCTGAAAACTATGGCTATGGATATGGGCTCCGAGATCgataagcaaaacaaacagctggACCGCATCACTGACAAGGTAAGAGATTAA
- the mthfd1b gene encoding C-1-tetrahydrofolate synthase, cytoplasmic yields MRASSCQKESPATASLSAAAPSAPKMSAQIISGKEVSAQVRERLKKDVEQMKLQDPNFSPGLVVLQVGDRDDSNLYINMKLKAATEIGINATHTRLPKTATEEEVLHKITEVNENSSVHGLIVQLPLDSIHKINTEKVTNAVAPEKDVDGLTSINAGKLSRGDLGECFIPCTPNGCMELIKQTGVSVAGKRAVVLGRSKIVGAPMHDLLLWNHATVTTCHSKTADLAGEVGKADILVVGIGKAQMVKGDWIKKGAVVIDCGINHIPDETKASGKRVVGDVDYEAAKEQAGFITPVPGGVGPMTVAMLMANTVLSAKRFLDGHQPGKWNISFTKLNLLKPVPSDIVISRSCVPKPIDHLAKEVGLLSDEVELYGKTKAKVQLNIVKRLQAQPDGKYVVVTGITPTPLGEGKSTTTIGLVQALGAHMNMNVFACVRQPSQGPTFGIKGGAAGGGYSQVIPMEEFNLHLTGDIHAITAANNLVAAAIDARMFHESTQSDKALYNRLVPLSGGERKFSPIQINRLKKLGIEKTDPSTLTEEEITRFARLDIEPSAVTWHRVLDTNDRFLRKITIGQSPTEKGYTREAQFDITVASEIMAVLALTSSLEDMRQRLAKMVVATSRGGQPITTEDLGVSGALTVLMKDAIKPNLMQTLEGTPVFVHAGPFANIAHGNSSILADKIALKLVGPEGFVVTEAGFGADIGMEKFFNIKCRYSGLRPHVVVLVATVRALKMHGGGPTVTAGMPLPKEYVEENLELLEKGCSNMKKQIENAQHFGVPVVVAVNGFKTDTEAELDLVCSMAKTAGAFDAVRCSHWAEGGAGAVALGQAVQRASAAPSNFKFLYDLELPIADKIRIIAQKIYGADDIELLPDAQHKVELYTKQVSSLHFFLSVTLCSLFC; encoded by the exons GTTGGAGACCGCGATGATTCAAATCTGTACATCAACATGAAGTTGAAGGCAGCAACAGAG aTTGGAATAAATGCCACACATACGAGACTTCCAAAGACGGCCaccgaggaggag GTTCTTCACAAAATCACAGAAGTGAACGAGAACTCGTCCGTCCACGGCCTCATCGTGCAGCTGCCTTTAGACTCGATCCACAAAATCAACACAGAGAAGGTCACCAATGCCGTGGCCCCAGAGAAGGATGTAGATGG GCTCACCAGCATAAATGCAGGGAAACTGTCTCGTGGGGACTTGGGTGAATGCTTCATTCCCTGCACGCCAAACGGCTGCATGGAGTTAATCAAACAAACTG GTGTGTCTGTGGCAGGGAAGAGAGCCGTGGTCCTCGGCCGCAGTAAGATCGTGGGCGCGCCGATGCATGACCTGCTGCTGTGGAACCATGCCACGGTCACCACCTGCCACTCCAAAACTGCTGATCTTGCTGGAGAG GTGGGAAAAGCAGACATCCTAGTTGTCGGCATCGGCAAAGCACAGATGGTAAAAGGAGACTGGATCAAGAAGGGAGCGGTGGTCATCGACTGTGGCATCAACCACATTCCAG ATGAGACTAAAGCCAGTGGGAAGCGGGTAGTGGGTGATGTGGACTACGAAGCCGCTAAGGAGCAGGCCGGCTTCATCACTCCAGTGCCGGGCGGTGTTGGACCCATGACTGTGGCCATGCTGATGGCG aacacAGTGCTGAGTGCAAAGCGCTTCCTGGACGGACATCAACCAGGGAAGTGGAACATTTCTTTCACCAAACTCAACCTGCTGAAACCTGTGCCGAG tgacatcgtGATCTCTCGCTCCTGCGTGCCCAAGCCCATTGACCATCTGGCAAAGGAGGTGGGCCTGCTCTCTGATGAGGTGGAACTCTATGGAAAGACGAAGGCAAAGGTCCAGCTGAACATCGTCAAACGCCTGCAGGCTCAGCCAGATGGCAAATATGTAGTGGTCACTGG CATTACACCCACTCCTCTTGGTGAGGGAAAGAGCACCACCACCATCGGACTGGTTCAGGCCCTGGGAGCccacatgaacatgaatgtgTTCGCGTGTGTCCGACAGCCTTCTCAGGGACCCACCTTTGGCATCAAAG GTGGTGCTGCAGGCGGTGGATATTCTCAAGTCATTCCAATGGAAGAG TTCAACCTTCATCTCACCGGTGACATTCACGCCATCACGGCCGCCAACAACTTGGTGGCTGCCGCCATCGACGCTCGCATGTTCCACGAGTCCACGCAGTCTGACAAG GCACTGTACAACCGCTTGGTCCCGCtcagtggaggagagaggaagttcTCCCCCATCCAGATCAACAGACTGAAA AAACTGGGCATAGAGAAGACCGATCCTTCCACTCTCACTGAGGAAGAGATCACCCGCTTTGCTCGTCTGGACATTGAGCCAAGCGCTGTCACCTGGCACAGAG TGTTGGATACTAATGATAGATTCCTGAGAAAGATCACTATCGGCCAGTCGCCTACTGAAAAAGGATACACGAGAGAG GCCCAATTCGACATCACGGTGGCTAGTGAAATCATGGCGGTGCTGGCACTCACCAGCAGCCTGGAGGACATGCGTCAGCGTCTGGCCAAAATGGTCGTGGCCACCAGCCGCGGTGGACAGCCAATCACCACAGAAGATCTG GGTGTGAGTGGTGCCCTAACTGTGCTCATGAAAGATGCGATAAAGCCAAACCTGATGCAGACGTTGGAG GGTActcctgtgtttgtccatgCCGGCCCCTTTGCCAACATTGCCCATGGCAACTCCTCCATCTTGGCTGATAAAATAGCTTTGAAGTTGGTTGGACCCGAGGGGTTTGTAG TGACCGAGGCTGGTTTTGGCGCCGATATCGGCATGGAGAAATTTTTTAACATCAAGTGCCGCTACTCGGGCCTGAGGCCACatgtggtggtgttggtggcgACTGTCCGAGCCCTGAAGATGCACGGCGGAGGACCAACT GTTACTGCTGGAATGCCACTGCCAAAGGAATATGTGGAGGAG aaCCTTGAGCTCCTGGAGAAGGGCTGCAGCAACATGAAGAAGCAGATCGAGAATGCACAGCACTTTGGTGTTCCCGTGGTGGTAGCAGTCAACGGTTTCAA GACGGACACAGAGGCTGAGCTGGACTTGGTCTGCAGCATGGCTAAAACCGCCGGAGCGTTCGACGCCGTGCGATGCTCCCACTGGGCTGAGGGCGGAGCCGGGGCAGTGGCCCTCGGTCAGGCCGTCCAGAGAGCCTCTGCAGCGCCCAGCAACTTTAAGTTCCTCTATGATTTGGAG TTACCTATTGCTGATAAGATTAGAATAATTGCCCAGAAGATCTACGGAGCAGATGACATCGAGCTCCTGCCAGATGCCCAACATAAGGTGGAGCTCTACACCAAACAGGTCAGCAgccttcatttctttctttcagtcaCTTTGTGCAGCTTGTTTTGTTAG